Proteins from a genomic interval of Lycium ferocissimum isolate CSIRO_LF1 chromosome 2, AGI_CSIRO_Lferr_CH_V1, whole genome shotgun sequence:
- the LOC132046901 gene encoding mitogen-activated protein kinase kinase kinase 5-like, with product MRWWQGAFSSSSSSSSSSSSSTSSSKVHCDDSLLASSGGIRYTIKSAFFFARRRRHASAKKLQNLSENESDEWRSHCSHENNLPSSKSSDRPPPQPLPLPELQLLLRHDSDAVSSVPLPSPTHAHSLHRNERDTRKDAVASHGRLSSQDARKKKKEHLGSRLSRKTPQKLHVGDRVSDIRISAPISAPTTPYASPGLSPLKAGDLLSPNYMAFPGAFQVCSAPEMPTSDTPQYPGFSYHVLPEKNAFSVDNSPHHSPRVSPQRSRKIASGSASPLHHLLPNESSTARRDSSAQGNVHPLPLPPLGATPSQPTSIPPGSPNAELTPIKGQWQKGKLIGRGTFGSVYVASNRETGALCAMKEVELLPDDPKSAESIRQLQQEINVLSQLKHPNIVQYYGSEIVGDRFYIYLEYVHPGSINKFIRDHCEAITESIVRNFTRHILCGLAYLHSKKTIHRDIKGANLLVDAYGVVKLADFGMAKHLNGQAANLSLKGSPYWMAPELLQSVMQTDATTDLAFATDVWSLGCTVIEMLNGKPPWSEYEAAAAMFKVLKDTPPIPETLSPEGKDFLRLCFCRNPAERPSASMLLEHRFMRISHQPDVPSFLKPVGGIRVKEKLNSQKEQTTYNLDQGRLSLER from the exons ATGCGTTGGTGGCAGGGCGCTTTTTcatcttcctcctcctcctcctcatcatcttcttcatccacGTCATCGTCGAAAGTACACTGTGACGATAGCCTTTTGGCCTCCAGTGGAGGCATTCGTTACACAATCAAATCGGCTTTTTTCTTCGCACGTAGACGACGTCACGCAAGTGCGAAGAAGCTACAAAATCTATCGGAAAATGAAAGTGATGAGTGGCGTTCTCACTGTTCCCACGAGAATAATTTGCCGTCGTCTAAATCATCCGACAGGCCGCCACCGCAACCTTTGCCGTTGCCGGAACTGCAGTTGTTGCTCCGACATGACTCCGATGCTGTTTCGAGTGTACCATTGCCATCGCCCACACACGCGCATTCGCTTCATAGAAACGAAAGAGATACCCGAAAGGATGCTGTAGCCTCCCATGGGAG ATTATCAAGCCAAGATGCtcgaaagaagaaaaaagaacacTTGGGAAGTCGGTTGTCTAGGAAGACACCTCAGAAGCTACATGTTGGAGATAGAGTCTCTGATATCAGGATCAGCGCACCCATTAGTGCTCCTACGACTCCTTATGCAAGTCCCGGACTCAGCCCACTCAAAGCCGGGGATCTTTTAAGTCCTAATTACATGGCATTCCCCGGTGCTTTTCAAGTTTGTTCTGCCCCGGAGATGCCTACATCGGACACACCTCAATATCCAGGTTTCTCTTACCATGTTCTCCCAGAAAAAAATGCTTTTAGTGTCGATAATTCTCCTCATCACAGTCCAAGAGTAAGTCCACAGAGGAGTAGAAAGATCGCAAGTGGATCTGCGTCGCCTTTACATCATTTATTACCAAATGAGAGCTCAACAGCACGTCGTGATAGTAGTGCTCAGGGCAATGTCCATCCACTACCACTTCCTCCTTTAGGTGCCACTCCTTCACAGCCTACTTCCATTCCTCCAGGTTCCCCTAATGCAGAGCTGACACCAATTAAAGGCCAATGGCAAAAAGGGAAGCTTATTGGGCGTGGGACATTTGGAAGTGTATATGTTGCATCAAACAG AGAAACTGGAGCTTTGTGTGCGATGAAAGAGGTTGAATTATTACCAGATGACCCAAAATCTGCTGAGAGCATAAGGCAATTACAGCAG GAAATTAATGTTCTCAGTCAACTCAAGCACCCAAATATTGTCCAGTATTACGGCAGCGAAATA GTTGGTGACCGATTTTACATTTATCTGGAATATGTTCATCCTGGTTCCATCAATAAATTTATCCGTGACCATTGTGAAGCAATTACAGAATCCATTGTACGGAATTTTACTCGCCATATTCTTTGTGGCTTGGCTTACTTGCATAGCAAAAAAACCATTCACAG GGACATAAAAGGGGCTAATTTGCTTGTTGATGCTTATGGGGTTGTAAAGCTTGCagattttgggatggctaagcAT CTTAATGGGCAAGCAGCTAATCTCTCCTTAAAGGGAAGTCCTTACTGGATGGCTCCTGAG CTCTTGCAGTCAGTTATGCAGACGGATGCTACCACTGATCTCGCCTTTGCTACTGATGTATGGAGTTTGGGTTGTACTGTAATTGAAATGCTGAATGGTAAACCACCTTGGAGTGAATATGAAGCA GCTGCTGCCATGTTCAAGGTTCTAAAAGATACGCCTCCAATACCGGAAACATTATCACCTGAAGGGAAAGATTTCTTGCGCTTATGTTTCTGTAGGAACCCAGCGGAGAGGCCCTCGGCCAGCATGTTATTAGAACATCGATTTATGAGAATCTCTCATCAGCCAGATGTACCTTCTTTTCTCAAACCAGTTGGTGGGATCCGAGTCAAA GAAAAGTTGAATTCTCAAAAAGAGCAGACAACATACAATCTTGACCAAGGGCGTTTATCGCTAGAAAGGTAG